The Syngnathus typhle isolate RoL2023-S1 ecotype Sweden unplaced genomic scaffold, RoL_Styp_1.0 HiC_scaffold_117, whole genome shotgun sequence genome has a window encoding:
- the LOC133148577 gene encoding uncharacterized protein LOC133148577, translating into MSFQTLIGRKNIPANEKIYYLQKYVGGPARKAIEGYFLLGTDAAYQTALSVLEKRFGSSFMVAKAFRDKLASWPKIGPKESIQLREFSDFLRGCQAAMSQIKSLEVLNDCGENQRMLSKLPDWLTARWNRRVTRMEKENETFPSFDQFVEFVTEEADIACNPITSLHALKSGDGGMEKPQKTQSVGAKVLASSSEEKTDAKGCVFCEKSNHGLQTCRKFLKETTAERVKFVKTNKLCFGCLKSGHQSKNCEKRSICETCKRKHPTCLHENRPREDNRKEQEDGERKESGRRFKKKERTKEKEDLSESEEKEETPVEATANRVVQDKRSTYSSTVVPVWLSTASNPEQEVLVYALLDNQSDTTFILQETAKVLVTKKQAVQLKLSTMSSKDTVIQSQKLTGLQVRGYNETRKISLPVTYTREFIPANLSHVPIPETARSWPHLEHLAGEITPLCDCEIGLLIGYNCSQALLPREVVSGKDNESFAQRTDLGRSIVGCADPWFESGSWHNQITLKNFSLAHYC; encoded by the coding sequence ATGTCCTTTCAAACGCTGATAGGCAGAAAGAATATACCAGCGAACGAAAAAATCTACTACCTACAAAAATATGTTGGCGGACCAGCAAGGAAAGCCATTGAGGGATACTTCCTTCTAGGAACAGATGCAGCCTATCAGACAGCGCTCAGTGTCCTGGAAAAAAGATTTGGAAGCTCCTTTATGGTTGCTAAGGCGTTCAGAGATAAGCTGGCCTCATGGCCAAAGATAGGACCCAAGGAAAGCATTCAGCTACGAGAGTTCTCAGACTTCCTTCGAGGCTGCCAAGCAGCCATGTCGCAAATAAAGAGCCTGGAGGTCCTTAACGACTGTGGTGAAAACCAACGAATGCTCTCCAAGCTTCCCGACTGGCTTACAGCAAGATGGAACCGAAGGGTGACCAGgatggaaaaggaaaatgagaCTTTCCCCAGCTTCGATCAGTTCGTGGAATTCGTCACAGAGGAAGCCGATATCGCTTGTAATCCGATTACCTCCCTTCACGCTCTGAAGTCTGGAGATGGTGGAATGGAGAagccacaaaaaacacaaagtgtTGGTGCCAAGGTGCTAGCAAGTAGCTCTGAAGAGAAAACAGATGCTAAAGGATGTGTATTCTGTGAGAAGTCAAATCATGGCTTACAGACATGTCGAAAGTTCTTGAAAGAGACAACTGCAGAACGAGTCAagtttgtgaaaacaaacaagctctgctttgGATGTTTGAAATCAGGACATCAGTCCAAGAACTGTGAGAAGAGAAGCATTTGTGAGACATGCAAAAGGAAGCATCCAACATGTCTACATGAAAATCGTCCAAGGGAAGACAATAGGAAAGAACAAGAGGATGGcgaaagaaaggagagtgggagACGCTTTAAGAAAAAGGAGCGCACAAAGGAGAAGGAAGACTTATCAGAGTctgaagagaaagaagagacaCCAGTAGAGGCAACAGCTAACAGAGTGGTGCAAGACAAGAGGAGCACCTATTCCTCCACAGTTGTTCCTGTATGGCTGTCCACAGCAAGTAATCCAGAGCAGGAAGTGCTCGTATACGCTCTATTGGACAACCAAAGCGACACCACCTTCATCCTGCAAGAAACGGCAAAAGTGTTAGTTACAAAGAAACAGGCTGTGCAATTAAAGCTCTCCACGATGTCATCCAAAGATACCGTCATCCAGAGTCAGAAGTTAACTGGACTGCAGGTCAGAGGTTATAATGAGACAAGGAAAATATCTCTCCCAGTAACCTACACAAGAGAGTTTATTCCTGCAAACCTAAGTCATGTCCCCATACCTGAGACAGCAAGATCATGGCCTCACCTAGAGCACCTTGCCGGAGAGATCACTCCTTTATGTGACTGTGAGATTGGCCTGCTCATAGGCTACAACTGTTCTCAGGCCCTGTTGCCCAGAGAAGTGGTGTCAGGAAAAGATAATGAGTCTTTCGCTCAACGAACAGACTTGGGCCGGAGTATAGTTGGCTGTGCAGATCCCTGGttcgaatctgggtcatggcataatcaaattactttgaagaatttctcccttgctcactattgctaa